The nucleotide sequence CAATACCACTACGGGCGCGGGTGTCGTGACGGTTAACCACGCGGTGTATGGCACCGATGCTAGCTCGCAGTGGGAGCTATGGGCAAGCCAAAACAGCGGCAGCTCCTACGTGAAAGTGGGCAGCACCATCACGAGCAGCAGTGCTACGCTGAGCACGGCTTCGTTCAGCGTGAACCTGAGCGGCAGCGTGCGGCTGCAAATCCGCAAGATTTCCGGCGGCACCAACCGCATCAACATCGACAACGTGACGGTGGAGCAGTACGGCAGCGGGGGCGGCACCACGCCCCCACCTGCTACCGGCGGCAAGAAGTTTCTCTTTGACGGTTCGCACGGCGAGCTGGCCGGCAATGCCGATTGGGTGCTCGACGTGAACAGCGGGGTGGCTTCGCGCTACCCATCGCCGGCCCAAAGCGGCATCACCAGCACCACCTCCGAAACCTACTGGACCGGCGCTATTTCGGCGTGGGGCGTGGCCTTGGCCAAGCAGGGCCACACCGTGGAGCAGCTACCGGCCGGCGCGGCCATCAGCTACGGCAACACCGCCAACCCGCAGGACCTGAGCTACTACAGCGTATTTGTGGTCGATGAACCCAACATCATCTTCACGGCCACCGAGAAAACGGCCATCCTGCGGTTTGTGCAGAACGGTGGCGGCTTGTTCATGATTTCCGACCACGACATCTCGGACCGCAACAACGACGGCTACGACTCACCCGACATCTGGAATGACTTGATGCAGAACAACTCGGTGCAAGCCAACCCCTTCGGCTTCACGGTGAACCTCGACAACATTGTGGAAAACAGCAGCAACGTCCGCACCGGCACCAACCCCATCCTGAATGGCTCGCAAGGCGCCGTGTCGCAGCTCTCCTTCCACAACGGCGCGACCATGACACTTAACCCCACCGCCAACAGCACGGTGCAGGGCCTAATCTGGCGCAGCTCCGCCACGCAGGGCAACAACTTGGCTATGGCTGCCAGCAGCACCTTCGGCTCGGGCCGCGTGGTTATCATCGGCGACTCTTCTCCTGCCGACGACGGCACCGGCTCGCCCGGCAACACCGTGTACGACGGCTGGGGCGAAAACGTAAGTCACCCCCGCTTGCACCTCAACGCCTCGCTCTGGTTGGCCAAGCTGCAATAGCGTCCTCGTAAGAGATAGAACAAGCTCACTTAGCTCTTCCTATTCGTTTCCGAAAGCCCTGCCAGCCGGTGGGGCTTTCTGTTTTTAGACAGTACCTGACCTGTGGTGACAAACGACGACAACCGAGGATACTAGGGTTCTACGGAGGTGCTTGTTACCTTACCGCTCCCATTCAAGTCCCAAATTCCCATGAAATCGTCCCACTTCCTGCTGCCAGCGCTGGTAGCTAGTCTGTTGGCGGCACCTGTTGCCCAAGCACATTCTAGCACTGACTTAACCAGCTCCCCAACTGCTCCGGCTAAAAAGCCCGCCGGCATCACCCGCATAGACCCAACTTTCTGGTGGGTGGGCATGAAGAACCCGAAACTCCAGTTGCTGGTGCACGGTCCCGGCATAGCCAGCAGCACGGCTAGCTTGCGCTACGAAGGTGTGACGCTGGACGGCACGCAGAAGTTGGAAAGCCCTAACTATTTGGTAGTCAACCTTACTATCAGCCCCACCGCCAAGCCGGGCCAACTGAAGCTGGAGTTTAAAGGAGCCAAGAACTTCAGTTACAGCTACGAGCTGAAAGCCCGCTCCACGCCCGGCGACAAAACGCAAGTGCAGGGCCTTAGCACGCAGGATTTCATCTATTTCCTGATGCCAGACCGGTTCTCGAACGGCGACCCCAAAAACGACTACATCAAAGGCATGAAGGCGCCCGCCGCGGCCCGCGACTCGATGTACAGCCGCCACGGCGGCGACCTGAAAGGCATTGTCAATCACTTCGACTACTTCAAAACGCTCGGCGCAACGGCCTTGTGGCTCACGCCCATCGTGGAAAACGACCAGCCCAAGGCCAGCTACCACGGCTACGCCCTCACCGACTACTACACCGTGGACCGCCGCTACGGCACCAACGAAGAGTACCGAACCTTTGTGCGCAACGCCCACCAAAACGGCCTGAAAGTGGTGCAAGACGTGGTGCTCAACCACATGGGCTCGGAGAGCTACCTGTTCCGCGACCAGCCCGCCAAAGATTGGTTTCACCAGTGGCCCACCTTCACGCGCAGCTCCTTCCGCGACGCGGCCTTCAACGACCCGCACGGCTCCCAATACGACCGGAAGCTGTTCGGCGAAGGCTGGTTTGACACCACCATGCCCGACCTCAACCAGAGCAATCCGCTGGTGGCCACCTACGTCATCCAGAACAACCTGTGGTGGGTGGAAAACACGGGCATCGACGCCTACCGCATCGACACCTACTCTTACTCCGACCGCAACTTCCTGATGCAGTGGGGCCAAGCGTTGCTAGATGAGTATCCGCAGCTCGGCATGTTCGGCGAAACGTGGGTGCAGGGGACGGCGCAGCAGGCCTACTTCGCCCGCAACATCCTGCCATCTACCGACGGGTTCAAGAGCAACCTGCCCGGCGTCACCGACTTTCAGCTGCAATACGCTATCAACGAGGCGCTGACCAAGGACGCTGGCTGGACGGAGGGCATCAGCAAGCTCTACTACACCCTGCATGACGACTGGCTTTATGAAAATCCCATGCGCAACGTGGTCTTCCTCGACAACCACGACATGAGCCGCTTCTACTCGGTGATAGGGGAGGACTTCGCCAAGTACAAGATGGGGCTGGCGTGGCTGCTCACCACCCGCGGCATCCCGCAGCTTTACTACGGTACGGAGGTGCTGATGAAGAACTTCTCGAACCCCGACGGCAAAGTGCGCGAGGACTTCCCCGGCGGCTTTCCCGGCGACAAAAAGAACCTGTTCACGTCGCGCTCCGGCCAGGAAGCTGAGGCGTTTGACTACGTGAGCAAGCTGGCCAACTACCGCCGCACGCACGAGTTTTTGCACGCTGGCAAGCTCATGCAGTTCATCCCCGACCAAGGCGTGTACACCTACTTCCGCTACTCCGATGTGGGTACGGTGATGGTGATGATGAACTCCAACAAAGAAGAGAAAACCGTGGACATGGCGCGGTTTGCGGAACGACTCAACGGGTTTTCCTCGGGTGTAGAAGTGACCACAGGGGCAGCCATTGCAGATTTGAAAACCGTAAAGATTCCGGGGCGGACGGCGTGGGTGGTGGAGTTAAAGAAATAGCGCTTTATTTATAGTGGTTTCACGACTCTTAGTGGCAGAAGGCGTTGATGCTCCCTGTTTGCCAGAACCGTGTAAGCCTTCTGCCTAACCGTGTGCGCTAACTGTGAGCCCGCACAAATGCTCGCAGCCACGCAAACTTCTGCCCCCCGCCCCGTATGAAGAAACTTGTCTTGCCGGCAATGCTTGCGTTGGCCGCTTTTACTTTTCCACTTTCGCGTATAGCTCAGCCCGTGTCCGATACTGTCTTCCTTGCGGATCCCAACACCACCGAAGAGGTTCCTCAGGACCACAAACTGGTCGTCTATCAGTTGATGACCCGCTTGTTTGGCAACAAAACCACTGTCAACAAACCCTACGGTACCGTGCAGGAAAACGGCACCGGCAAGTTCAACGACATCACCGACAAGGCGCTCCAGGAAATCAAAAAAATGGGGGTCTCGCACGTGTGGTACACCGGCGTGATTGAGCACGCCACCATGACCGACTACACCGCGCAGGGCGGCCCCGGCCCCGACGATGCCGACATCGTGAAAGGCCGCGCCGGCTCGCCCTACGCCATCAAGGACTACTACGACGTGGCCCCCGACTTGGCCGTGAACGTGAAAACCCGGATGACCGAGTACGAAGCCCTCATCAAGCGCACCCACGCCAACGGCCTACAGGTGCTTATGGACTTCATCCCCAACCACGTAGCCCGCAGTTATAAGTCGGATGCCAAGCC is from Hymenobacter tibetensis and encodes:
- a CDS encoding hydrolase, with protein sequence MKFTPLLATALLTLSIACSKVEPTPSAAPSVTTAAADVSAAGFPEGFETGTKTAYTTGSVTLGSGSWTLNDALIGNTTADAKTGSQSVRVRNVGTVGMNFNTTTGAGVVTVNHAVYGTDASSQWELWASQNSGSSYVKVGSTITSSSATLSTASFSVNLSGSVRLQIRKISGGTNRINIDNVTVEQYGSGGGTTPPPATGGKKFLFDGSHGELAGNADWVLDVNSGVASRYPSPAQSGITSTTSETYWTGAISAWGVALAKQGHTVEQLPAGAAISYGNTANPQDLSYYSVFVVDEPNIIFTATEKTAILRFVQNGGGLFMISDHDISDRNNDGYDSPDIWNDLMQNNSVQANPFGFTVNLDNIVENSSNVRTGTNPILNGSQGAVSQLSFHNGATMTLNPTANSTVQGLIWRSSATQGNNLAMAASSTFGSGRVVIIGDSSPADDGTGSPGNTVYDGWGENVSHPRLHLNASLWLAKLQ
- a CDS encoding glycoside hydrolase family 13 protein; the protein is MKSSHFLLPALVASLLAAPVAQAHSSTDLTSSPTAPAKKPAGITRIDPTFWWVGMKNPKLQLLVHGPGIASSTASLRYEGVTLDGTQKLESPNYLVVNLTISPTAKPGQLKLEFKGAKNFSYSYELKARSTPGDKTQVQGLSTQDFIYFLMPDRFSNGDPKNDYIKGMKAPAAARDSMYSRHGGDLKGIVNHFDYFKTLGATALWLTPIVENDQPKASYHGYALTDYYTVDRRYGTNEEYRTFVRNAHQNGLKVVQDVVLNHMGSESYLFRDQPAKDWFHQWPTFTRSSFRDAAFNDPHGSQYDRKLFGEGWFDTTMPDLNQSNPLVATYVIQNNLWWVENTGIDAYRIDTYSYSDRNFLMQWGQALLDEYPQLGMFGETWVQGTAQQAYFARNILPSTDGFKSNLPGVTDFQLQYAINEALTKDAGWTEGISKLYYTLHDDWLYENPMRNVVFLDNHDMSRFYSVIGEDFAKYKMGLAWLLTTRGIPQLYYGTEVLMKNFSNPDGKVREDFPGGFPGDKKNLFTSRSGQEAEAFDYVSKLANYRRTHEFLHAGKLMQFIPDQGVYTYFRYSDVGTVMVMMNSNKEEKTVDMARFAERLNGFSSGVEVTTGAAIADLKTVKIPGRTAWVVELKK